Proteins encoded by one window of Cupriavidus sp. EM10:
- the rpoA gene encoding DNA-directed RNA polymerase subunit alpha, which yields MQTALLKPKIIAVEPLGDHHAKVVMEPFERGYGHTLGNALRRVLLSSMVGYAPTEVTIAGVVHEYSTIDGVQEDVVNLLLNLKGVVFKLHNRDEVTVSLRKDGEGVVTAADIELPHDVEIINPNHVIAHLSAGGKLDMQIKVEQGRGYVPGNVRKFGDESGKVIGRIVLDASFSPVRRVSYAVESARVEQRTDLDKLVMNIETDGVISPEEAIRQSARILVDQLSVFAALEGTESAAEAASSRAPQIDPILLRPVDDLELTVRSANCLKAENIYYIGDLIQRTENELLKTPNLGRKSLNEIKEVLASRGLTLGMKLENWPPAGLEK from the coding sequence ATGCAAACAGCACTCCTCAAGCCAAAAATCATCGCCGTCGAACCGCTGGGCGACCACCACGCCAAAGTCGTGATGGAGCCGTTTGAACGCGGTTATGGCCACACGCTTGGTAACGCGCTGCGTCGCGTCCTGCTGTCGTCGATGGTCGGCTATGCGCCGACAGAGGTCACGATCGCTGGGGTCGTCCACGAGTATTCCACCATCGATGGCGTCCAGGAAGACGTCGTCAACCTGCTCCTCAACCTGAAGGGCGTGGTGTTCAAGCTGCACAACCGTGACGAAGTCACGGTGTCGCTGCGCAAGGATGGCGAAGGCGTGGTCACGGCGGCCGATATCGAGCTGCCGCACGATGTCGAGATCATCAACCCGAATCACGTCATTGCCCACCTGTCCGCAGGCGGCAAGCTCGACATGCAGATCAAGGTCGAGCAAGGCCGTGGCTACGTGCCGGGCAACGTTCGCAAGTTCGGCGACGAGTCGGGCAAGGTGATCGGCCGTATCGTTCTGGACGCCTCGTTCTCGCCGGTGCGCCGCGTTTCGTACGCCGTGGAATCGGCGCGTGTGGAACAGCGTACCGACCTGGACAAGCTGGTGATGAACATCGAAACCGACGGCGTGATCTCGCCCGAGGAAGCGATTCGCCAGTCGGCCCGTATCCTGGTGGACCAGCTGTCGGTGTTTGCCGCGCTGGAAGGCACCGAGTCGGCTGCCGAGGCCGCTTCGAGCCGCGCGCCGCAGATCGATCCGATCCTGCTGCGCCCGGTGGACGACCTCGAGCTGACGGTGCGTTCGGCCAACTGCCTGAAGGCCGAAAACATCTACTACATCGGCGACCTGATCCAGCGTACCGAGAACGAACTGCTCAAGACCCCGAACCTGGGTCGCAAGTCGCTCAACGAGATCAAGGAAGTCCTGGCTTCGCGTGGCCTGACGCTCGGCATGAAGCTCGAGAACTGGCCGCCCGCAGGTCTGGAGAAGTAA
- the rpsD gene encoding 30S ribosomal protein S4, producing the protein MARYTGPKAKLSRREGTDLFLKSARRSLADKCKLDSKPGQHGRTSGARTSDYGNQLREKQKVKRIYGVLERQFRRYFAEADRRKGNTGEKLLQLLESRLDNVVYRMGFGSTRAEARQLVSHKAILVNGQPLNVPSAQVKAGDIVSIREQSKKQVRIAEALSLAEQSGFPTWVAVDSKKFEGTFKQAPDRADISGDINESLIVELYSR; encoded by the coding sequence GTGGCACGTTATACCGGCCCGAAGGCCAAACTTTCCCGCCGCGAAGGCACCGATCTGTTCCTGAAGAGCGCCCGTCGCTCGCTGGCCGACAAGTGCAAGCTGGATAGCAAGCCGGGTCAGCACGGCCGCACCTCGGGTGCCCGTACGTCCGACTATGGCAACCAGCTGCGCGAAAAGCAGAAGGTCAAGCGCATCTACGGCGTGCTGGAGCGCCAGTTCCGCCGTTACTTCGCTGAAGCCGACCGTCGCAAGGGCAACACCGGCGAGAAGCTGCTGCAACTGCTGGAATCGCGCCTGGACAACGTCGTGTACCGCATGGGCTTCGGCTCGACCCGCGCCGAAGCGCGCCAGCTGGTGTCGCACAAGGCGATTCTGGTGAACGGTCAGCCGCTGAACGTGCCGTCGGCACAGGTCAAGGCTGGCGACATCGTGTCGATCCGCGAACAGTCGAAGAAGCAGGTCCGTATTGCCGAGGCCCTGTCGCTGGCCGAGCAGTCGGGCTTCCCGACCTGGGTTGCCGTGGATTCGAAGAAGTTCGAAGGCACGTTCAAGCAGGCACCGGATCGCGCCGATATTTCGGGCGATATCAACGAAAGCCTGATCGTCGAACTGTATTCGCGTTAA
- the rpsK gene encoding 30S ribosomal protein S11 codes for MAKGPNNAAQRARKKVKKNVADGIAHVHASFNNTIITITDRQGNALSWATAGGQGFKGSRKSTPFAAQVAAENAGRVAQDQGIKNLEVRIKGPGPGRESAVRALNALGIKISVIEDVTPVPHNGCRPPKRRRI; via the coding sequence ATGGCAAAAGGTCCGAATAACGCCGCCCAGCGCGCGCGTAAGAAGGTCAAGAAGAACGTCGCCGACGGCATCGCGCACGTCCACGCTTCGTTCAACAACACCATCATCACGATCACCGACCGTCAGGGCAACGCCCTGTCGTGGGCGACCGCTGGTGGCCAGGGCTTCAAGGGTTCGCGCAAGTCGACCCCGTTCGCAGCCCAGGTTGCCGCCGAGAACGCCGGCCGTGTAGCGCAAGACCAGGGTATCAAGAACCTGGAAGTGCGCATCAAGGGCCCGGGCCCGGGTCGCGAATCGGCTGTCCGTGCGCTGAACGCGCTGGGCATCAAGATCTCGGTGATCGAAGATGTGACGCCGGTGCCGCACAACGGCTGCCGTCCGCCGAAGCGCCGCCGTATCTAA
- the rpsM gene encoding 30S ribosomal protein S13 — translation MARIAGVNIPNHKHTEIGLTAIYGVGRSRARKICEATGVPFDKKVKDLTDADLEKLRDEVGKVTVEGDLRRETTMNIKRLMDLGCYRGMRHRKGLPLRGQRTRTNARTRKGPRKAGVALKK, via the coding sequence ATGGCACGTATCGCAGGGGTTAACATCCCGAACCACAAGCATACCGAAATCGGCCTGACGGCCATTTACGGTGTCGGCCGCTCGCGCGCCCGCAAGATTTGCGAGGCCACCGGTGTACCGTTTGACAAGAAGGTCAAGGATCTGACCGACGCCGACCTGGAAAAGCTTCGTGACGAAGTGGGCAAGGTCACGGTCGAGGGTGACCTGCGTCGTGAAACCACGATGAACATCAAGCGTCTCATGGACCTTGGTTGCTATCGTGGCATGCGTCACCGCAAGGGTCTGCCGCTCCGCGGCCAGCGTACCCGCACCAATGCCCGTACCCGCAAGGGTCCGCGCAAGGCCGGCGTGGCACTGAAGAAGTAA
- the rpmJ gene encoding 50S ribosomal protein L36: MKVLASVKRICRNCKIIKRNGVVRVICSSDPRHKQRQG, from the coding sequence ATGAAAGTGCTGGCTTCTGTTAAGCGCATTTGCCGCAACTGCAAAATCATCAAGCGCAACGGTGTCGTGCGCGTGATCTGCTCGTCGGATCCCCGCCACAAGCAACGCCAAGGCTAA
- the infA gene encoding translation initiation factor IF-1, producing MAKDDVIQMQGEVLENLPNATFRIKLENGHVVLGHISGKMRMNYIRILPGDKVTVELTPYDLSRARIVFRTK from the coding sequence ATGGCAAAGGACGACGTCATCCAGATGCAGGGGGAGGTCCTGGAAAATCTCCCCAACGCGACGTTCCGCATCAAACTGGAGAACGGCCACGTAGTACTAGGCCACATCTCCGGCAAGATGCGAATGAACTACATCCGGATTCTTCCGGGTGACAAGGTGACGGTTGAGCTGACTCCATATGATCTGTCTCGCGCACGTATCGTCTTCCGGACGAAGTGA
- the secY gene encoding preprotein translocase subunit SecY, with the protein MATAKPNASAQARNTAKYGDLKRRLMFLVLALIVYRIGAHIPVPGIDPDQLAKLFQSQSGGILGMFNLFSGGALSRFTVFALGIMPYISASIIMQLLTIVLPQLETLKKEGQAGQRKITQYTRYGTVVLATFQALSIAVALESQPGLVIDPGLMFRATAVITLVTGTMFLMWLGEQITERGLGNGISIIIFGGIAAGLPNAIGGLFELVRTGSMSIIAAILIVAIVIGVTFAVVFVERGQRKILVNYAKRQVGNKVYGGQSSHLPLKLNMAGVIPPIFASSIILFPATIAGWFTSDSTGAVGRVIKDLAATLSPGQPVYILLYATAIVFFCFFYTALVYNSREVADNLKKSGAFIPGIRPGEQTTRYIDKILVRLTLAGAIYITLVCLLPEFLVLRWNVPFYFGGTSLLIIVVVTMDFMAQVQSYVMSQQYESLLKKANFKGNLTLR; encoded by the coding sequence TTGGCCACGGCGAAACCCAATGCAAGCGCGCAGGCCAGGAACACGGCGAAGTACGGCGATCTCAAGCGCCGGCTGATGTTCCTGGTGCTGGCCCTGATCGTCTACCGCATCGGTGCGCATATTCCGGTGCCGGGAATCGATCCGGACCAGCTTGCGAAGCTTTTCCAGAGTCAGTCGGGTGGCATCCTCGGGATGTTCAACCTGTTCTCGGGCGGTGCGCTGTCGCGCTTTACCGTCTTCGCGCTCGGCATCATGCCGTACATCTCGGCGTCGATCATCATGCAATTGCTGACGATCGTGCTGCCGCAGCTGGAGACGTTGAAGAAGGAAGGGCAGGCGGGGCAACGGAAGATTACGCAGTACACGCGCTACGGCACCGTGGTTCTGGCCACGTTCCAGGCGCTGTCGATTGCGGTGGCGCTGGAGTCGCAGCCAGGGCTGGTTATCGATCCTGGTCTGATGTTCCGGGCCACGGCGGTAATCACGCTGGTGACCGGCACGATGTTCCTGATGTGGCTGGGTGAGCAGATTACCGAGCGCGGTCTGGGCAACGGTATTTCGATCATCATCTTCGGTGGTATCGCGGCGGGCCTGCCCAATGCGATCGGCGGACTGTTCGAACTGGTCCGTACGGGTTCCATGAGCATCATCGCGGCGATCCTGATCGTGGCGATCGTGATCGGTGTGACCTTCGCCGTGGTGTTTGTCGAGCGTGGCCAGCGCAAGATCCTGGTGAACTATGCCAAGCGTCAGGTCGGCAACAAGGTGTACGGCGGTCAGTCGTCGCACCTGCCGCTGAAGCTGAACATGGCAGGGGTGATTCCGCCGATCTTTGCATCGTCGATCATTCTGTTCCCGGCGACGATTGCAGGCTGGTTCACGTCTGACTCGACGGGTGCGGTTGGGCGGGTCATCAAGGACCTGGCCGCCACGCTGTCGCCGGGCCAGCCGGTCTACATCCTGCTGTATGCGACTGCGATTGTATTTTTCTGCTTCTTCTATACGGCTCTGGTCTATAACAGCCGGGAAGTGGCAGACAACCTGAAGAAAAGTGGAGCCTTCATTCCGGGCATCCGTCCGGGCGAGCAAACGACGCGCTATATCGACAAGATCCTGGTGCGCCTGACGCTGGCTGGTGCGATTTACATCACACTGGTGTGCCTGTTGCCGGAATTCCTGGTGCTGCGCTGGAACGTTCCGTTCTATTTCGGCGGAACCTCGCTGCTGATCATCGTGGTCGTCACGATGGACTTCATGGCACAGGTTCAGTCCTATGTCATGTCGCAGCAGTACGAGTCGCTGCTGAAGAAGGCGAATTTCAAGGGTAACCTGACCTTGCGCTAG
- the rplO gene encoding 50S ribosomal protein L15 yields the protein MQLNNLKPADGSKHAKRRVGRGIGSGLGKTAGRGHKGQKSRSGGFHKVGFEGGQMPLYRRLPKRGFTSLTKAFTAEVTLRDIERLEAAEVDLLVLKQAGLVGELVKSAKVIKAGELSRKVTIKGLGATAGAKAAIEAAGGQIEA from the coding sequence ATGCAACTGAACAACCTGAAACCGGCCGACGGTTCGAAGCACGCCAAGCGTCGCGTCGGCCGCGGTATCGGCTCCGGCCTGGGCAAGACGGCTGGTCGTGGTCACAAGGGTCAGAAGTCGCGTTCGGGCGGCTTCCACAAGGTTGGCTTCGAAGGCGGTCAAATGCCGCTGTATCGTCGCCTGCCGAAGCGTGGTTTTACCTCGCTGACCAAGGCCTTCACCGCTGAAGTGACCCTGCGCGACATCGAACGCCTGGAAGCTGCCGAAGTGGACCTGCTGGTCCTGAAGCAAGCTGGCCTGGTGGGCGAGCTGGTCAAGAGCGCGAAGGTCATCAAGGCTGGCGAACTGTCCCGCAAGGTGACGATCAAGGGTCTGGGCGCCACCGCTGGTGCCAAGGCTGCGATCGAAGCCGCTGGCGGCCAGATCGAAGCGTAA
- the rpmD gene encoding 50S ribosomal protein L30, whose product MSQKTVKVQLVRSLIGTREDHRATVRGLGLRRLNSVSELQDTPAVRGMINKVSYLVKVLA is encoded by the coding sequence ATGTCGCAGAAAACCGTAAAAGTGCAACTCGTGCGTAGCCTGATCGGTACGCGCGAGGATCATCGCGCCACCGTACGTGGCCTGGGCCTGCGTCGCCTGAACTCCGTTTCGGAGCTGCAGGACACGCCCGCCGTGCGCGGCATGATCAACAAGGTCTCGTACCTGGTCAAGGTTCTGGCCTGA
- the rpsE gene encoding 30S ribosomal protein S5, whose protein sequence is MAKMQAKVQQDERDDGLREKMISVNRVTKVVKGGRILGFAALTVVGDGDGRIGMGKGKAKEVPVAVQKAMDEARRKMVKVSLKNGTLQHEVVGRHGAAKVLMMPAKEGTGVIAGGPMRAIFEVMGVTNVVTKSHGSTNPYNMVRATIDGLTKMSTPAEIAAKRGKSVEDILG, encoded by the coding sequence ATGGCAAAGATGCAAGCAAAAGTCCAACAGGACGAACGCGACGACGGCCTCCGCGAGAAGATGATCTCGGTCAACCGTGTCACCAAGGTGGTGAAGGGTGGCCGTATCCTCGGTTTCGCTGCGCTGACCGTGGTTGGTGACGGCGATGGCCGCATCGGCATGGGCAAGGGCAAGGCCAAGGAAGTTCCGGTGGCCGTGCAGAAGGCAATGGACGAAGCCCGTCGCAAGATGGTCAAGGTCTCGCTGAAGAACGGCACGCTGCAACACGAAGTTGTTGGCCGTCACGGCGCCGCCAAGGTGCTGATGATGCCCGCCAAGGAAGGTACCGGCGTGATCGCCGGCGGTCCGATGCGCGCGATCTTCGAAGTGATGGGTGTGACGAACGTTGTGACGAAGTCGCACGGTTCGACGAACCCGTACAACATGGTTCGCGCCACCATCGATGGTCTGACGAAGATGAGCACGCCGGCGGAAATCGCCGCCAAGCGTGGCAAGTCGGTCGAAGACATCCTCGGCTAA
- the rplR gene encoding 50S ribosomal protein L18 produces the protein MNKKDARLRRARQTRAKIAELKINRLTVFRTNTHIYAQVYSPCGTQVLASASTAEAEVRKELTGSGATVAAATLVGKRVAEKAKAAGVETVAFDRGGFRFHGRVKALADAAREAGLKF, from the coding sequence ATGAACAAGAAAGACGCTCGTTTGCGCCGTGCACGTCAGACCCGCGCGAAAATCGCGGAACTGAAGATCAATCGTCTGACCGTGTTCCGTACGAATACGCATATTTACGCTCAGGTGTACTCGCCGTGCGGCACGCAAGTGCTGGCTTCGGCTTCTACCGCCGAGGCAGAAGTGCGCAAGGAACTGACTGGCAGCGGTGCTACCGTTGCCGCCGCCACCCTGGTGGGCAAGCGCGTTGCCGAAAAGGCAAAGGCAGCTGGCGTGGAAACCGTCGCGTTCGATCGTGGTGGCTTCCGCTTCCACGGCCGCGTGAAGGCCCTGGCTGACGCCGCGCGTGAAGCCGGCCTCAAGTTCTAA
- the rplF gene encoding 50S ribosomal protein L6 — protein sequence MSRVGKAPIALPKGAEVNVAAGVLSVKGPLGTLSQPIHSLVKANVADGTLTFEPADESREANALQGTMRALAANMVKGVTTGFERKLNLVGVGYRAQLQGSALKLQLGFSHDVIHEMPEGVKAETPTQTEIVIKGADKQKVGQVAAEVRAYRPPEPYKGKGVRYADERVILKETKKK from the coding sequence ATGTCCCGTGTAGGTAAGGCTCCCATCGCGCTGCCGAAAGGCGCGGAAGTTAATGTGGCGGCTGGCGTGCTCTCCGTTAAGGGCCCGCTCGGTACGCTGTCCCAGCCGATTCACAGCCTGGTGAAGGCCAACGTTGCCGATGGCACGCTGACTTTCGAACCGGCTGACGAATCGCGTGAAGCAAACGCCCTGCAAGGCACCATGCGCGCCCTGGCGGCAAACATGGTCAAGGGCGTGACCACCGGCTTCGAGCGCAAGCTGAACCTGGTTGGCGTGGGTTACCGCGCCCAGCTGCAAGGTTCCGCGCTGAAGCTCCAGCTTGGTTTCTCGCACGACGTGATCCACGAAATGCCGGAAGGCGTGAAGGCCGAAACGCCGACGCAGACCGAAATCGTGATCAAGGGTGCTGACAAGCAGAAAGTCGGTCAGGTTGCCGCGGAAGTTCGCGCGTACCGTCCGCCCGAGCCCTACAAGGGCAAGGGTGTTCGCTACGCTGACGAGCGCGTCATCCTGAAGGAAACCAAGAAGAAGTAA
- the rpsH gene encoding 30S ribosomal protein S8 — MSMSDPIADMLTRIRNAQGVQKASVVMPSSKLKVAIAKVLKDEGYVDDYSVQEDGGKAQLTIGLKYYAGRPVIERIERVSKPGLRVYKGRSDIPQVMNGLGVAIISTPQGLMTDRKARATGVGGEVLCYVA; from the coding sequence ATGAGCATGAGCGATCCTATCGCCGATATGCTGACGCGCATTCGCAACGCCCAGGGCGTGCAGAAGGCGTCGGTGGTCATGCCCTCGTCCAAACTGAAGGTTGCGATCGCCAAAGTCCTGAAGGACGAAGGCTACGTCGATGACTACTCGGTTCAGGAAGATGGCGGCAAGGCGCAACTGACCATTGGTCTGAAGTACTACGCCGGCCGTCCGGTGATCGAGCGCATCGAGCGCGTTTCGAAGCCCGGTCTGCGCGTGTACAAGGGCCGCAGCGACATCCCCCAAGTGATGAACGGCCTGGGTGTGGCGATCATCTCGACCCCGCAGGGTCTGATGACCGACCGCAAGGCACGTGCCACTGGCGTGGGCGGCGAAGTTCTCTGCTACGTCGCGTAA
- the rpsN gene encoding 30S ribosomal protein S14 codes for MAKLALIEREKKRAKLVAKYADKRANLKAIIDDQEKSEEERYLARLELQKLPRNANPTRQRNRCAITGRPRGTFRKFGLARNKIREIAFKGEIPGLTKASW; via the coding sequence GTGGCTAAACTGGCTCTGATTGAACGTGAGAAGAAGCGCGCAAAGCTCGTGGCGAAGTATGCCGACAAGCGCGCAAACCTCAAGGCCATTATCGACGACCAAGAAAAGTCGGAAGAAGAGCGTTATCTGGCGCGCCTCGAGCTGCAGAAGCTCCCGCGCAACGCTAACCCGACTCGCCAGCGCAACCGCTGCGCGATCACCGGTCGTCCCCGCGGTACCTTCCGCAAGTTTGGCCTGGCGCGTAACAAGATCCGCGAAATCGCCTTCAAGGGCGAAATCCCGGGTCTGACGAAAGCCAGCTGGTAA
- the rplE gene encoding 50S ribosomal protein L5 translates to MTARLQEFYKEQVVPALMKQFGYKSVMEVPRFTKITLNMGLGEAINDKKVIELAVGDLTKIAGQKPVVTKAKKAIAGFKIRQGYPIGAMVTLRGERMFEFLDRFVTVALPRVRDFRGVSGKSFDGRGNYNIGVKEQIIFPEIEYDKIDALRGLNISITTTAKNDEEAKALLNAFKFPFRN, encoded by the coding sequence ATGACAGCACGTCTGCAAGAGTTTTACAAAGAACAGGTTGTGCCGGCGCTGATGAAGCAGTTCGGCTACAAGTCGGTCATGGAAGTGCCGCGTTTCACCAAGATCACCCTGAACATGGGCCTGGGCGAAGCGATCAATGACAAGAAGGTCATTGAGTTGGCAGTTGGTGACCTGACCAAGATCGCCGGTCAGAAGCCCGTTGTGACGAAGGCCAAGAAGGCCATCGCCGGCTTCAAGATCCGTCAGGGCTACCCCATCGGCGCGATGGTGACCCTGCGCGGTGAGCGTATGTTCGAATTCCTGGACCGTTTCGTGACCGTGGCACTGCCGCGCGTGCGTGACTTCCGTGGTGTGTCGGGCAAATCGTTCGACGGTCGTGGTAACTACAACATCGGTGTGAAAGAGCAGATCATTTTCCCCGAAATCGAGTACGACAAGATCGACGCACTGCGTGGTCTGAACATCAGCATCACGACGACGGCTAAGAACGACGAGGAAGCCAAGGCTCTCCTGAACGCGTTCAAGTTCCCGTTCCGTAATTAA
- the rplX gene encoding 50S ribosomal protein L24, translating into MNKIRKGDEVIVLTGKDKGKRGVVQAVQGDKVVVEGVNVAKKHARPNPMLGTTGGVVDKLMPLHISNVALVDANGKPSRVGIKVEEGKRVRVLKTTGAVLAA; encoded by the coding sequence ATGAACAAGATTCGCAAAGGCGACGAAGTCATCGTGCTGACCGGCAAGGACAAGGGCAAGCGCGGTGTCGTCCAGGCAGTGCAAGGCGACAAGGTCGTGGTTGAAGGCGTGAACGTTGCCAAGAAGCACGCTCGCCCGAACCCGATGCTGGGTACCACCGGTGGCGTGGTCGACAAGCTGATGCCGCTGCATATTTCCAACGTTGCGCTCGTGGATGCCAATGGCAAGCCGTCGCGTGTCGGTATCAAGGTCGAGGAAGGCAAGCGCGTGCGCGTGCTGAAGACGACCGGTGCCGTCCTGGCCGCTTGA
- the rplN gene encoding 50S ribosomal protein L14 — protein sequence MIQTESRLEVADNTGAREVLCIKVLGGSKRRYASVGDIIKVTVKDAAPRGRVKKGDIYNAVVVRTAKGVRRADGSLVKFDGNAAVLLNNKLEPIGTRIFGPVTRELRTERFMKIVSLAPEVL from the coding sequence ATGATTCAGACAGAAAGCCGGCTCGAAGTGGCCGATAACACCGGTGCGCGCGAAGTGCTGTGCATCAAGGTACTGGGTGGGTCCAAGCGCCGCTATGCGAGCGTGGGCGACATCATCAAGGTGACCGTGAAGGACGCAGCGCCGCGCGGTCGCGTGAAGAAGGGCGACATCTATAACGCAGTCGTCGTGCGTACCGCCAAGGGCGTGCGCCGCGCTGACGGTTCGCTCGTCAAGTTCGACGGCAATGCCGCCGTACTGCTGAACAACAAGCTCGAGCCGATCGGCACCCGTATCTTCGGGCCGGTGACTCGTGAACTCCGTACCGAGCGCTTCATGAAGATCGTGTCGCTCGCTCCGGAAGTGCTGTAA
- the rpsQ gene encoding 30S ribosomal protein S17, with product MTEAAKTEAKLHRTLVGRVVSDKMDKTVTVLIENRVKHPLYGKYVLRSKKYHAHDEANQYKEGDKVEIQETRPLSRTKSWVVSRLVEAARVI from the coding sequence ATGACCGAAGCTGCGAAGACTGAAGCAAAGCTTCACCGGACCCTCGTGGGCCGTGTCGTGAGCGACAAGATGGACAAGACCGTTACGGTCCTGATCGAAAACCGCGTCAAGCACCCCCTGTACGGCAAGTACGTGCTGCGTTCGAAGAAGTACCACGCACACGACGAAGCCAACCAGTACAAGGAAGGCGACAAGGTTGAAATCCAGGAAACGCGTCCGCTGTCGCGGACCAAGTCCTGGGTGGTTTCCCGGCTGGTAGAAGCTGCGCGCGTCATCTAA
- the rpmC gene encoding 50S ribosomal protein L29, whose protein sequence is MKASELRGKDAAGLNQELSELLKAQFSLRMQKATQQLQNTSQLKKVRKDIARVQTVLNEKANAK, encoded by the coding sequence ATGAAAGCATCCGAACTGCGCGGCAAGGACGCCGCAGGCCTGAACCAGGAGCTCTCCGAGCTGCTGAAGGCCCAATTTAGCCTGCGCATGCAAAAGGCCACCCAACAGCTGCAGAACACCAGCCAGCTGAAGAAGGTGCGCAAGGACATCGCGCGCGTGCAAACCGTGCTGAACGAGAAGGCGAACGCGAAATGA
- the rplP gene encoding 50S ribosomal protein L16, with protein sequence MLQPKRRKYRKEQKGRNTGKATRGNAVSFGEFGLKAMGRGRLTARQIESARRAMTRHIKRGGRIWIRIFPDKPISKKPAEVRMGNGKGNPEYYVAEIQPGKMLYEMDGVSEELAREAFRLAAAKLPIATNFVVRQVGT encoded by the coding sequence ATGCTGCAACCTAAGCGTAGGAAGTATCGCAAGGAGCAGAAGGGCCGCAACACGGGTAAGGCTACCCGTGGCAACGCCGTGTCTTTTGGCGAATTCGGCCTGAAGGCAATGGGCCGTGGCCGTCTGACCGCTCGCCAGATCGAGTCGGCACGTCGTGCGATGACCCGCCACATCAAGCGTGGCGGCCGCATCTGGATCCGGATTTTCCCGGACAAGCCGATTTCGAAGAAGCCTGCCGAAGTCCGTATGGGTAACGGTAAGGGCAATCCGGAATACTACGTGGCTGAAATTCAGCCGGGCAAGATGCTGTACGAAATGGATGGCGTGAGCGAAGAGCTGGCCCGTGAGGCGTTCCGTCTCGCCGCCGCCAAGCTGCCGATCGCCACGAATTTCGTGGTGCGTCAGGTCGGTACGTAA
- the rpsC gene encoding 30S ribosomal protein S3, with the protein MGQKIHPTGFRLAVSRNWASRWYANNTKFAGMLKEDIEVREFLKKKLKNASVGRVVIERPARNARITIYSSRPGVVIGKKGEDIELLKAELQRRMGVPVHVNIEEIRKPETDAQLIADSITQQLERRIMFRRAMKRAMQNAMRLGAQGIKIMSSGRLNGIEIARTEWYREGRVPLHTLRADIDYGFSEAETTYGIIGVKVWVYKGDHLGRNDAPVVEEPQEDRRRRPGRPEGRRREGEGRPSGNRRGGAGAGRRAAPGADAKSGE; encoded by the coding sequence ATGGGACAGAAGATTCATCCGACTGGCTTCCGTCTGGCCGTCAGCCGTAACTGGGCTTCGCGTTGGTACGCCAACAACACGAAGTTCGCCGGCATGCTGAAAGAAGACATCGAAGTTCGCGAGTTCCTGAAGAAGAAGCTCAAGAACGCATCGGTTGGCCGTGTTGTGATCGAGCGTCCGGCCCGTAATGCACGTATCACCATTTACAGCTCGCGTCCGGGCGTGGTGATCGGCAAGAAGGGTGAAGACATCGAACTGCTCAAGGCCGAGCTGCAACGTCGCATGGGTGTGCCCGTGCACGTGAACATCGAGGAAATCCGCAAGCCGGAAACCGATGCGCAGCTGATCGCCGATTCGATCACGCAGCAGCTCGAGCGCCGCATCATGTTCCGTCGCGCCATGAAGCGCGCGATGCAGAACGCAATGCGTCTGGGTGCCCAGGGCATCAAGATCATGAGCTCGGGCCGTCTGAACGGTATTGAAATCGCACGTACCGAGTGGTACCGCGAAGGCCGTGTGCCCCTGCACACCCTGCGCGCCGACATCGACTACGGCTTCTCGGAAGCCGAAACCACCTACGGCATCATTGGTGTCAAGGTGTGGGTCTACAAGGGCGATCACCTGGGCCGCAACGACGCGCCCGTGGTGGAAGAGCCGCAAGAAGACCGTCGTCGTCGTCCGGGTCGCCCGGAAGGCCGCCGCCGTGAAGGCGAAGGCCGTCCGTCGGGCAACCGCCGCGGTGGTGCCGGTGCTGGTCGTCGCGCTGCGCCTGGCGCAGACGCGAAGAGTGGAGAATAA